The genomic interval tcaagattgctgggagaaatatcagtaacctcagatatgcagatgacaacacccttatggtagaaagtgaaagaactaaaaagcctcttgatgaaagtgaaagaggagagtgaaaaagttgacttaaagctcaacattcagaaaactaagatcatggcatctggacccatcacttcatgggaaatagatggggaaacagtggaaacagtggcctactttatttttctgggctccaaaatcactgcagatggtgattgcagccaggaaattaaaagatgcttactccttggaaggaaagttatgaccaagctagacagcatattaaaaagcagagacattactttgtcgacaaaggtccgtctagtcaaggctatggtttttgcagtagtcatgtatggatgtgagagttggactgtgaagaaagctgagtgtggaattgatgcttttgaactgtggtgttggagaagactcttgagagtcccttggattgcaaggagatccaaccagtccatcctaaaggaaattggaaggactgattttgaagctgaaattccaatattttggccacgtgatgcgaagagctaactcatttgaaaagaccctgatgctgggaaagattgaaggcaggaggataaggggacgacagaggatgagatggttggatggcatcactgactcaatggacatgagtttgggtagactccgggaattggtgatggacaaagaggcctgatgtgctgtggttcatggggtcacaaagagtcggacacgactgagtgcctgaactgaactgaactgaattgtgctAAACATCTTATGATAATCtataagggaagagaatctgGAAAACAccgtatgtgtatacatgtactgaatcactttgttgtacatctgaaactaacacaatattgtaaatcaactatgcatcagtaaaaacaaattaaaatatattgaaaacttAGAAATGGTCTACAAGTCCTCATAGGACCAAGCTCTCCCAGTTACATCTCCCTCTGACAGCCTCAGCTTCCCCTACTCACTCTACTTTTGCCACACTGGCTCCCTATCTGTTCTTTGTACCGGCCCCGTGGTCTGTGGCCTTAGGAATTTTTCCTGACTACATTCTCTCAAGAAGCATCACGTCCACAGATGTCGCCCTCTCAAAGAAACCTATCTGCATCACCCAATATAAATTTATGAAAACCACCACCTCTTGCCCTGATAGACTTTTCTCCATACCACTTATGATCTTCTCATAGACAAGAAAATATACTCATTGAAGAGCAGGGTCATTTCTCTCTCCCCGTAGATTGTAAATGTTCTTCCAGCAGGCATTTAGTGCAATGTTGGTTCAACATCTTCACAACTTTGAAAGGTATACATAATAAGCACGTGATACATACTGACTGTAGGAATGAGTGATTTGTTTTGAACCCAGAGTAACCATTTTTCCTCATGGAGGTACATTTCATATTGTTTGTTTCCCAGATTACATGAGGGTCAGCAGAAATGGAGAAAGTCGCATGGAAGCTTACCACCAAGTTTCCAGTGTGATATATTTGGAAATATTATGATGCCTCAAAGGAATGAGAGTTTATAAATGAAACATCAGCTATAAAAGTTCAGGAAATATCAAAAAGCTCCCAAATGATTATCTAAATAAGCTATGTGCCCAGAGAGCATTCAGGCCAGGGCAGCCACACCACTGGACCCTCACAGAGCTGTGGACCATCATCAGTGAGGGGCAAAATGAATGAGTTTTTGATATAATGACCATCCCAAATTTCCATATGGAATGCCATGATAACCCACtaggagaaaaatagaaactatttTATAAGTGAAGGCAAATATATTAGAAGCCCAAATACAACTCTGTGTATTAGCTTTCTGATATTCAGGCTTTCCCAAGGCGAAAAGCAAGGTCTCCAACAATACACATGTTGATCAAAGAGCCGTGGGAGCAACATTTAAGGAGACACCCATCCTGTCTAGGGCCATGATTATAATGTAAAGTAGTATTTTCAACCACATCCGAAATTAAAATATAGCCATTACATTATATAGACTCAGAACCTTCAGGTTCTATGAGAAAGAAATATCAAACATGTCTTACCCCTGAATTTAGCTCAGCATTATCCAGctgttccattttattttcatatcaaaGGAGAATACAGCCCAGGCTTGGAACTAATACCTTCTAGGCACTGATATTTTAATTTGATCGTCTTCCATATTATAGGACCACTCTCCTCTTGGGATCTGGCACTGAGGGAAGCTGATTTAAATCTGAAACTCTTTGACTTCAAAGAGCGTTCTGTGCTCAGGTTAGAACCACAGTGGAAAGAGAGAGATAATAAACTccaaaaaacacagaaattatTTGATATCCTGAAGCTTTTGTCTATTTCCGCCTATCAATCTATAAAATAATCTTAGCAATTTAAGCAAAGCTAGTCAAACATCAAAAGAAACTGAGAATTGGGGTAAGCTTTATCTCTTCCAGTATCCATCAGTGttcattttaaagaactttttataCTCAAGTTTATatattactccttggaaggaaagttatgaccaacctagatagcatattcaaaagcaaagacattactttgctaacaaatgttcgtctaggcaaggctatggtttttcctgtggtcatgtatggatgtgagagctggactgtgaagaaggctgagtgccgaagaattgatgcttttgaactgtggtgttggagaagactcttgagagtcccttggactgcaaggagatccaactagtccattctgaaggagatcagccctgggatttctttggaaggaatgatgctaaagctgaaactccagtactttggccaactcatgtgaggagttgactcattggaaaagactctgatgctgggagggattgggggcaggaggagaaggggacgacagaggatgagatggctggatggcatcactgacttgatggacatgagtctcagtgaactctgggagttggtgatggacagggaggcctggcgtgctgcgattcatggggtcgcaaagagtcggacacgactgagcgactgatctgatctgatctatttatatatatagggattccctggtggctcagacagtaatgagtctgcctgcaatgcaggatacccaggttcgatccctgggttgggaagatcccctggagaagaacatggcaacccactccagtattcttgcctggagaatccccacggatgGAGGGGaatggtaggctacagaccatacggtcgcaaagagtcggacacaactgagcaacttcactttactttctttcatatatatgtatgtatatacatacatatgctatgctatgctaagtcacttcagtcgtgtccgactctgtgtgaccccatagacagtagcccaccaggctccctcgtccctgggattctccaggcaagaacactggagtgggttgccatttccttctccaatgcacgaaagtgaaaagtgaaagtgaagtcgctcagtcgtgtccgactattagcgaccccatggactgcagcctaccaggcttctctgtccatgggattttccaggcaagagtactggagtggggtgccattgccttctccgatatatatacatatatatatatatatatatatacacacacatatatatacacacacacacacacacacacacacacacgggctgaTTTTTACCTAGAGagataatagcaaaaaaaaaaaaaagggaggaaataaaTATGATAAAGAAGAGTATTATTCAAGAGAAACTAATTTATCAGaagttattataaattttatccaTTATATGAAACATTCTTCTGTtcaaagaaacagataaaaatggataaattataaCCACTCTTCATATTTTAATACAGTTCATCAAATTTTATCATGCATTTCTATAAGCTTGAATTATATGAACTTGGAAATAAAGAAACTAAACAggaataaataaagcaaatgcCAAGAATTCTTCAATACTGGGAGTAGTAAGTGAGCTGTGGAGGAAAAGGTCATCGAAAAACTTGATTTTAGGACAAAAAGATTTTATCAGAACTCCCTTCAGGCTCATCCTCTTCCAACTCTTCAAAAACAGGGCAAAACATAAACAaagcagctgctaagtcacttcagtcgtgtccgactctgtgcgaccccagagacagcagcccaccaggctcccccatccctgggattctccaggcaagaacactggagtgggttgccatttccttctccaatgcatgaaagtgaaaagtgaaagtgaagtcactcagttctgtctgactcctagggaccccatggactgcagcctaccaggctcctctgtccatgggattttctaggcaaaagtactggagtggggtgccattaacaGAAACTCTCTAAAGAAGCCAGTGGAGTAAAACTACTTTTCACAAAGGTAAAGAATAATTTAAGTATAATGCAGTGTGGTATAAGAGATCATTGTCAATAAATTCAGGAAAAGGTAATGTTTAAAtcaccaggttttttttttaatacatcacAAGTGAATTCCATAATAACATATATGTATTGAAAAAATAACCACCAGCTCATTTACTTCAAATAAACCACTTTTTCAAATTTAGAATTAGGGTAAAAGATTTTTTCCatctcatttgctttttaaaatagaaggacTTCATaatctggaaaaatatattttaaaatgatccaaATATTATATCAATTGATCATTCTAATCATCATCTCATAATGATGATTTCCTTCCTAAGAATTAATAAATCAGGCTAAAATTATAATGTATATGAGTTACTGCTTTGTTGCAAtaaatctcagtttttaaaaaaatggcttcAAGATTCCGTAGACTTCAATTACTATAAATGTCATCTCAGTCAGCATAAGAAACATTACCTGAGCAAGCTATTCATTGAACAACAGTTTCTTAGTAcagagaatggagaaaataatacgGCCAATCTTACACAGTCATAACAAAAATAACAGACATAGTCTCTTCTAATTAAATTTTAACTGCTTTGTGTAACTACTGTGATGGTTCATGATTCACAGAGAGTATTTGATCTTGTTTCTATAATTATCATTGGTATTATCACTAGTTGATGATAAGACCAGTATTCTTATGTGTCCACATACATTCATCTGGGACCATCTTTTGTATATTTGGTCAGGTTgtttaacatttctgaaatgcCAACTGCTTTCCTCTTCATTAAGCTAAATCCTAAACATTGGAACATAAATCTTCCAACATTTATGACAATGTACCTCACTAACCATATCCCATAATAATATTCTCTGAATTCAGtgaacttttataattttatacataatCTGTATTATACTGTTAATATTGCCTTGTCCTTGTTTTCTAGGTTTACTGTAAATTTACTAAGTCTCTACAGCTTCTccacattatgtatatatatgtatgcttgcatgcatgctaagtcgcttcagttgtgtccagccctttgtgatcctatggactgtaccctaccaggctcctctgtccatggaattctccaggcaagaatactggagtgggttgtcatttccttctccgggggtcttctgacccagggatataacccgcgtctgtttcctgcattggcaggagggttctttaccactaatgccacctgggaaactcataTACATGTATGCTTTTCTGCtacataaaatttgttttttaagacaAAGGATTATctcttccttaaaaataaaacacacatccTCTAAAAAGCTAGTATAGCGGTGGGCATACAGTAGATGCCTCATGCACGCTTTTTAAGGTGAATCATATTGTAACCTTAATAGGTTAAGATCTTGTTAATATAAGATCATGTGGCTCTTTGATCTTTTCCATGATTAGTTCACCACCCCAACAGAGATAGAATTGAACACAATCTCCATGGAATCAACCTGGATGCTCTAATGGTGTTATTTCAACACACTGAACTGAAAATCCCAATCCCTTTCTAAATACAGGcactttcataattttatttcacatgtATAATAATGACTGGATTCTAAGCTTTCTATCTAACCACAGATAAACTCCACATCCTAAGTTACATGGGAACAGCTGGGAAGCTGGTAGAGGTGCCATTCTAGGGCAGAGGTGCCTTCTTCCAGAACAAATGAACCATGAATGCTATGGGTAACTCCTTCAAATGTTTCCCTTCTCATATTAAAATAGATGCTGATCCACATCCTTGTTCAACAGGTTATGTCGGAGGATTTAAAAGTCAATATTTCTCCTCTCTTAATTCTATTTCCCTATACCCAGCCTGTCCactctttctgtattttataatcaCTATGTATTTAGTatttgctatgctaagtcacttcagtcgtgtccaactctgtgtgactccagagatggcagcccaccaggctcccccatccctgggattctccaggcaagaacactggagtgggttgccatttccttctccaatgcatgaaagtgaaaagtgaaagtgaagtcgctcagtcgtgtccgactattagcgaccccatggactgcagcctaccaggctcctccatccatgggattttccaggcaagagcactggggtggggtgccattgccttctccgatttagtGTTTAgaataaagcaaataattttCACATACAAAGGAAATTTCTATTCTATTTTGccatatacatattaatatataactaaATACATATTGATTTAGCTTGAGGTTTatggaaaacaataaagaaatgaacattgtagaaggggaaaaaattaataataataaataaatgccagcaaaagaaatagaaagttttCAAATTGATTTCACAATCATTTGGGGCTTGAcatataaaattccattttacaCTAATCCTATCTACTATTCTATCAGTACAGGATATCTTGGTAGATAATACGGTTCATGttattaaataaatcataaatgtaTCATATTCCCAAATCTCATCTAACTGCTCTAAATTCCGTCTGTGGGATCAATAATATAACTCATTATGCCTGGGAAAAAAATGCCCTTAAGGCCATAGATATAAAAAGTTACCATAAGAGGATTTGCAAAATCAAAGAGGTTTTCAGAAACATGCACAATTTTAAACAGATTATAGTTCATCCACACATTCAAATACACCAAGTCTTACATCCTCTTGCACTACCTCCTTGTAGGAGCAGAATGAATATCATAATCATTGATTTTCCCCTGGAAAAAAATTCTTCTATTTTCAAAAGAAGCATGCACCATGCAACGTGCAAAAGAAATACCTTGGGTTTCTTATTCTCAGGGCCTGCTGACATGGACAATGCACAAGGTGAACTCAGCTCCTTGGTTCTTGTTAGACAGAAGGGAGGTGACGGAGCTGAGACAGATGATCTGTGGTCAGATATAGAGCTTTCGGATTTCCCAAGTCTTGAAGGCAGGGAAAGATTTGGGTGCAGCGTGGAGGGACTGAGCTGGTGTGTTTTTGTGGGAGGATTAGCCAGGGGGAGAGCAGAGGACCCCAGACAGGGAAGAGAGGCAGAGCTGGAGCTGGAGacaggggctgggggtgcagtAGACGGAATCTGCCCTTGGCTAGAGACCGGCGCTCGTGCGCTCTTAGATCGGTTTATCAGGTTTGAAAGAGCTGGGGACGGATGGTAGCGTCTCTCTGGTGAGGAGAGCATGGCCCTTGGGTTAGTgggaggagacacagaagacgatGTGGAGGAAGGTGATGTAGAGGCACGTGAGCAGATATCCCTGGGCTTTCCCGGGCCTCTGGGGTCAGCATCCTGTCTGCCTTTCGAAGACAGAGGAGAAAAGCTTGGAGGGACGGGAGGCAGACCCACAGAGCTGGAGGTACCAGTTTGCAGCTGGGAAGTCACTGGGCTGCTCTTCAGAGTCGGGGATGGCATTTTCTCTACAATCACAGAAGCGAAGCTGCTACCGCCCTGTTTTGGGGGAGAAAGGGCCGatgcctggggagggggtgcagctttggtgggagaaggaaaggggaaggatGGCTGGCTGAGGTCGGAAACCGGGTTTTCCCTTTGCTCTGGAGACCCTGATCGCAGGGAGCAACTTGAGAGGGATTTCTTAGGTGTGGGTGGGGTTTGTTTGACTTTTTGATCAAGCGTGAGCGTGGAGGAAGCCAGGGAGTTGAGAGAGAAGGTGGGACAGGAGGCCGGGGAGAGGGGCCTTTGGTGAGAAGGGCTGGACTTCAGGATGGCGGTGAGGACGGAAAGCCTGGAGGGCACCGGGGGTTTCACCCCTGACCTCGAGAGGCTCCCGCTGGAGGACGCTTGGCTACAGACCGTAGAGGAGGAGCCGTGGAAAGGGGAGGGGAAAGCTCTGGGACTCGGCGAGAGCGAGTGCGTGACGATGCGCACGGGGATGTAGGAGGCTGCACTCGACTTCAGAGAAGCACCGGAGGCTGGTGAAGGAGAAGAGGCTCTCGGACTCTCTTTGGGACTAAGGACGTTCGAGGTGACCGTCTTCTTGAGGACTTCAGAAGTCTGCCCCGggttttgctgtgctgtgcttggacTGGATGAAGGAGACCCTGATAACTGAGCGGGTTGGGGGACCTGTGACGTCGAGGACGTGCCCTTCGGTGCAAAAAAAGGTGCAGAGTGAGCGGAAGTTTGAAAGTACGTGGTTGTTTCTTCCACCAGGGCCCCGCGGGCATCCAGCCTCCTCGAGTGGAACTCCTCCAGGACAGAGGCGCTGGCGAGGTCGCCTGGGGCAGGTGGTGTTTTCTGATTAGTtggagaaacaaaggagaaagcagGTGGTTTACGGGCAAGCTGCTCAGAGGCAGTGGGAGAAGTTAActagaggaaagagaaatagacaGGGTCATAGGACATCATTTGTGAAACTGTCAAAGGATTCTTGTCACTCGTGCGTTTATGCAAACAGTCCTATTCGTTTACACAAAAGGAAGCCCTTAAACCTCCCCTCAAATGGAAGAAACTCATTTTGCTAATGAGGCGTTTctttgaatttgaaataaaatataaataaatggtgAACTCTTAGACACTAGATCTCATTTATTCCCCAGAATACACAtcaatataaaattgtatttgcATGTCTCCCTTTGGAAAATAATTCACTGACAAAATCTAAAAGAGCTATCTTCTTTTGGAATTGGGTGATTTGAAAAGATTTAAATCATCattaatataaatttcaaaatgcaCTTTGGAACAggaaatagcttttcttccattgtAAGACTATAAACCATAATATGATAAAAATGATTACAATATTTCAAAAGTTTAACACACtttgtttaaaattctaaaaacttAGACTTTTCCTACACATTGTAAACCTGAAAATAATGGCCAGAATTCAAAAGATACAGCACCCAACATCAACATACAATGATAAATTGAGAATGAAAGCCAAGGGTGAAATAGGAATGGAGTTTTagcttatgaaaaatattttccctaATTACTTGTCAGAATGAACAGTTAACAAATGATGTGAGTTATGCTGGAAGGAATGAATAGATAAGCATAGTACTTTATAAATGCAATCTGCCTGAAACAATGCAATTCACCAATCCacatcaaataaaaagaaaataaagaaatcatgtCCAAAAGTGGTTAGGGAGAGCCCATAAAGTAACTGGGTATCTATATTcttgtgctattttttttaattatcctgTATTTTAAAACAAGTACTGAAATTATAAATGATTCTAAAGCCAAATCTTTTAAAGAGCAGtttcctttcaaaattatttaatggAGTCTCTCAGTCCATaagggaaaggaaaatatttgtacCAAAGAATTTAGAACATATCTGttatcaaaaatattaataaatatttattaagttatatatgttatataatattatatatatttagtatatatcaGATAAGCTTACAACCATAATAATTAACTTAGCAAGAGCTTCATTTATAAACTCAGTAAAAGATATTtcttgattttgctttttaacatgttaaaaAGGTGCCCATCAGACCGAATGCAAAGATTTTCACATCAGAGCTTTGAgtcctaaaaatatttaaaactgataaATGCAAACAACTCATCCAAAACTTATGTTTCTGAATTAATGTACCCaaaatattcctttcttttcatatGTAAATTTGTTTGTAAATTTGCAACACAGAATTCTTGccacataaataatttttgaatattttggcATGTAACCCAGAATACTGAAAATCAGGGATAATTGAAAATCAAGCAGAATTCAATAAAATTGAGATAGAAAGTTTAACAACCTCCTCACATAAGTTCTACTTAGAAACAATTCTGCTTATCCAGTGTTTGTAAAACCAACTCATAAGATTAGTTGTAAGTGAAAGTTCTCTGTTTCCAATGATTGATCTCTTCTcacagaaggaatgaagaaattTCAAGAGTATGTAGAGTCTCTTTTTATGTTATGCCATAGCTTTTggtataaaaaaattttaaattaatcacAGCCACAAAAATCCCATTACCTTTTCAGCCATGTTTCCAAATAACTTCATTTTATATAACAAACTCACTAATTCATCCTGATTATCCTGTTAAAATCACAGGACTGTGATTTTGAGGGTCTCATCAGAAGAAAAGACTCTTCTCTCCAACTTCCTCAAGACCATGGCTTCTAATTAATTACCAAACATTCTATTGCATGAAGTCCTGTCTTACCTAATATAAGTAATTCTAAAACTTGATTACTGAAAAACTAAGAAAAGTTCAAAGAGAAAGATTCTGAAGAGTCTAagaatgtttttattatatttttctaatcaATGTACTAATAAGCATttgcaatatatttttcaaattttatattatcctaaattatactaaaataaaaatatggtacCATATTCTTATAAAATTCCCAGGAGAGGAGAATGCCTTTTGTAACATGTAAATGAAAAAGATTCATTTCTTGAGTTCCTCTtattaataagttaaaaaaaaaagagggtataAAGACATGAATAATTTTATGCAGAAAGAAAGGATGGATACCTGTCAAAATTTAGTCAACTTACTCAGAATAGGCCTTTTATTTTGCCTCTCACCTGTAAACCCCTAACAGGGGATAATACACTTCTCTAGTGCCTGCAAATTATTTCAACCCCTTCATCCTCTCCCATTAATACCCTCTGTTCTGTTCTCTAGGTTTGTTACTGATGTACTCTAATTCCTTCTCTCTCAAGCCTGTTCTCTGTCCTCTCCTCCATTTATCTTCTAACCTGACCTTTGTTGATGCCTTTGCTTCAGAAACTTCTCTAAAAACACTGCTGACCGTGTTCTCTCATCCCCAGCTCTCTTCTGATTCCTTGAAACCCCCTCACCATATGCTTCCTTCCAAATCATTTCCAAAGCTTTCTCCTAGAAAAACTATCCTGAGCTCTGAATACATTCACAATAATCCCCATAACAGAGGATGCTTGCAATGTTCTGCTCTCATCAGGTGGATGATCCTTATCCTAAATCCACCCTTGGATCCTGCATAATAGAGATTATCAGTTATTTGAACAACCAATCTCTGTAATAGAGCTGCCTTGTCATTTTAGTAAGTCTAAAATTAACTGTTTCTCAAcactattcataataaccaacatatggaaataacctaaatgtccttcaacagatgaatggataaagaagacgtgatacatatgtgaaatggaatattattcaaccataaaaaagaatgaaataacaccatctgcagcaacatggatgcaactagagattatcatactaagcaaagtaagtcagaaaaagaaagacaataccatatggtatcacttacatgtggaatctaaaatatgacacaagtgtaCTTAacttcaaaatagaaacagactcagagacagaaaatagacttgtggttgccaggggagaaAGGTTTGGGGGAGAGATgagtgggagactggggttagcAGGTACAAAGCATTACAtgcaggatggataaacaagagccaactatatagcacagaggactatattcagtatcctatgataaaccacaaaggaaaagaatttgcaaaagtatatatatatatatgtgtgtgtgtgtatatataatttaatcattttgttgtacTGTAGAAATTAATAGCATTGTAAATaaacaatacttcaataaaaattaacaaataaaattaactgCTTCTGTGTATATTCAGTTTTTTCCCAGCGTGTCCATGGATTCTGAGACATCAGACTCCAAGCCAGAGTGCCTGATCTGCTGCCGCCTGATGTTCTGAATAGTGACGAAGATTTGAACCAGGTTGGTCCATATATACAGTTGTACTCTTTCCCCTCAACTGACACAGTCATACAAGGCAGAAACTTCTGATTCTCCCGTGTCCTCAAATGCAGTCCTTACGTTGTAACAGCTAGGTCTCCCAACATACCTACTGCTCTGTCCTCTTCTCACAGATGGACATTCATAGTGCCATCAACACCTCCCCATACCTACCATGAACCGATTGTTCCTTCACAACAGAGCCCTTCTCTTATGACCCAGGCTCATCTCCCTCAACCCCTGCTAGTTTGcattttaggttttaaaattacttttttaatctCAACCTTTTGCAAGCACTGTCAACATTCTGTCTTGTTCTTTTGCAGATCCACTTGGCAAGTTGTTATTCTTAAATCAGTCCCACCAACTGTCCTTATGCTCCTAGATCTAGTTTACCTAAagccactattttaaaaaatctaatataaTCCTGTTGATTGGCAGGGCCACTGCACTTATTTATGAGTTTGTCCTGCATAAGGGTATCAACTGAGAGTGAGAAAGGCGTTTCTTGAACGAGGCAGAGGGGGTCCCTGTCTCTAGTTCACCCATGCGCTGGTAAGGCACTGTGGATGGGCACCAACATAAATGTAAGCTCTGTAAATCTCAGCAGGGCTGTGTACCACTCACCTT from Bos indicus isolate NIAB-ARS_2022 breed Sahiwal x Tharparkar chromosome 23, NIAB-ARS_B.indTharparkar_mat_pri_1.0, whole genome shotgun sequence carries:
- the MLIP gene encoding muscular LMNA-interacting protein isoform X14; translation: MAPGSVGSWYFGLECSFDSSEYFTLNVGRQQERERGALTCPSEAEDKASQGRESKEKKPQGMQQSDLFKAEYVFIVDSEGEEEVPGRKGDQGPPVGTGPPAARPASLAISSSLASDAVRPKTRGADLQAPSHPERPQAMASQQRHGQLTSPTASEQLARKPPAFSFVSPTNQKTPPAPGDLASASVLEEFHSRRLDARGALVEETTTYFQTSAHSAPFFAPKGTSSTSQVPQPAQLSGSPSSSPSTAQQNPGQTSEVLKKTVTSNVLSPKESPRASSPSPASGASLKSSAASYIPVRIVTHSLSPSPRAFPSPFHGSSSTVCSQASSSGSLSRSGVKPPVPSRLSVLTAILKSSPSHQRPLSPASCPTFSLNSLASSTLTLDQKVKQTPPTPKKSLSSCSLRSGSPEQRENPVSDLSQPSFPFPSPTKAAPPPQASALSPPKQGGSSFASVIVEKMPSPTLKSSPVTSQLQTGTSSSVGLPPVPPSFSPLSSKGRQDADPRGPGKPRDICSRASTSPSSTSSSVSPPTNPRAMLSSPERRYHPSPALSNLINRSKSARAPVSSQGQIPSTAPPAPVSSSSSASLPCLGSSALPLANPPTKTHQLSPSTLHPNLSLPSRLGKSESSISDHRSSVSAPSPPFCLTRTKELSSPCALSMSAGPENKKPKQYKTKSSYKAFAAIPTNTLLLEQKALDEPAKTDSISKDSTLDPPLELCSPAQLRQQTEELCATIDKVLQDSLSMHSSDSPSSSLQTFLGSDTIKMPTTLPRAAGRETKYANLSSPSSTVPESQLTKPGVIRPAPVKSKILLKKEEEVYEPNPFSKYLEDNSDFFSEQDVPAPPKPVSLHPLYQTRLHPPAKSLLRPQTRPHADGLTPGPFSHLSSFSLSDEQENSHTLFSHNAYNKLSHPMMAIPEHETLDSKEEVRTAVLSSGETGV
- the MLIP gene encoding muscular LMNA-interacting protein isoform X12, whose amino-acid sequence is MDFEKHGKGSLLNENLEEKLTFDSSEYFTLNVGRQQERERGALTCPSEAEDKASQGRESKEKKPQGMQQSDLFKAEYVFIVDSEGEEEVPGRKGDQGPPVGTGPPAARPASLAISSSLASDAVRPKTRGADLQAPSHPERPQAMASQQRHGQLTSPTASEQLARKPPAFSFVSPTNQKTPPAPGDLASASVLEEFHSRRLDARGALVEETTTYFQTSAHSAPFFAPKGTSSTSQVPQPAQLSGSPSSSPSTAQQNPGQTSEVLKKTVTSNVLSPKESPRASSPSPASGASLKSSAASYIPVRIVTHSLSPSPRAFPSPFHGSSSTVCSQASSSGSLSRSGVKPPVPSRLSVLTAILKSSPSHQRPLSPASCPTFSLNSLASSTLTLDQKVKQTPPTPKKSLSSCSLRSGSPEQRENPVSDLSQPSFPFPSPTKAAPPPQASALSPPKQGGSSFASVIVEKMPSPTLKSSPVTSQLQTGTSSSVGLPPVPPSFSPLSSKGRQDADPRGPGKPRDICSRASTSPSSTSSSVSPPTNPRAMLSSPERRYHPSPALSNLINRSKSARAPVSSQGQIPSTAPPAPVSSSSSASLPCLGSSALPLANPPTKTHQLSPSTLHPNLSLPSRLGKSESSISDHRSSVSAPSPPFCLTRTKELSSPCALSMSAGPENKKPKQYKTKSSYKAFAAIPTNTLLLEQKALDEPAKTDSISKDSTLDPPLELCSPAQLRQQTEELCATIDKVLQDSLSMHSSDSPSSSLQTFLGSDTIKMPTTLPRAAGRETKYANLSSPSSTVPESQLTKPGVIRPAPVKSKILLKKEEEVYEPNPFSKYLEDNSDFFSEQDVPAPPKPVSLHPLYQTRLHPPAKSLLRPQTRPHADGLTPGPFSHLSSFSLSDEQENSHTLFSHNAYNKLSHPMMAIPEHETLDSKEEVRTAVLSSGETGV